Proteins from one Brevibacillus humidisoli genomic window:
- a CDS encoding acyl carrier protein has translation MNREQVEQNVRAILAANGVDVSRATTRSVFGSPELQLNSVQFMKVFVDLENTFQLEIDYTSAVSDDKRTLGSLIDYLYEQTKQRG, from the coding sequence ATGAACCGGGAACAGGTAGAGCAAAACGTACGAGCGATCCTAGCGGCAAATGGCGTCGATGTTTCTCGCGCAACGACCCGATCCGTTTTTGGTTCGCCGGAACTGCAGCTCAATTCCGTCCAGTTTATGAAAGTGTTTGTCGATCTGGAGAATACGTTTCAACTGGAGATTGACTACACAAGCGCTGTGTCCGATGACAAGCGTACTTTGGGCAGCTTGATCGATTACCTGTATGAACAAACCAAGCAGAGAGGATAA
- a CDS encoding nucleotidyltransferase family protein gives MNKPSREDNRVDRRGERPAAVILAAGMASRMGLPKSLLPLGEKTMLQHVVEIAVAHGCRPVVLVLGHAAEELRSSLPPDLMLRVRTVYNPLFHLGLSTSLKVGLSSVPIRHPCYIMLADQPLVTDELLKALLTTYCLTGGKTVRLQYRGQPAHPVLLSPKVRAQAFAISGDRGLGELLEKSPEVVTLSVADRWAVFDVDTQRDYALLRSVYGRRKHAKLRAD, from the coding sequence ATGAACAAACCAAGCAGAGAGGATAACCGGGTCGATCGGCGGGGGGAGCGGCCAGCGGCAGTGATTCTTGCGGCTGGCATGGCCAGCCGGATGGGACTGCCGAAATCATTGCTGCCACTGGGGGAAAAGACGATGCTGCAGCATGTGGTGGAAATCGCTGTCGCACATGGATGCCGACCCGTCGTGCTGGTTCTGGGTCATGCGGCGGAGGAACTGCGGTCTTCCCTGCCCCCCGATCTGATGTTGAGGGTACGGACGGTGTACAATCCGCTGTTCCACCTCGGTCTGTCTACCTCACTCAAAGTAGGTCTTTCCTCTGTTCCGATTCGTCATCCCTGCTACATCATGCTGGCTGACCAGCCGCTGGTTACGGATGAACTGTTGAAAGCCCTGCTCACCACGTACTGCCTTACGGGGGGGAAAACCGTACGGCTGCAGTATCGCGGGCAGCCGGCACACCCGGTGCTGCTCTCGCCAAAGGTACGTGCACAGGCGTTTGCCATCAGCGGAGATCGAGGGTTGGGCGAACTGCTTGAGAAGAGTCCTGAAGTGGTTACACTGTCCGTTGCTGACAGGTGGGCCGTGTTTGACGTAGATACACAGCGTGACTATGCCTTGTTGAGGAGTGTATACGGGAGGAGAAAGCATGCAAAGCTACGTGCCGATTGA
- a CDS encoding alcohol dehydrogenase catalytic domain-containing protein, with product MKAAVWMGPEKVLLKEVAAPQIESASDALVKVTLTAICGTDLHPYRGHLPGFPTGTVMGHEFTGEVVAIGEAVSRVKVGDRVVASDLIACGSCWYCQRNLSYHCPSASLFGYGEVVGSYTPGGQSELVRVPYADTTLFKIPEAIADEEALFVGDILSTGYASTEKASIKAGDTVVVVGGGPVGLMAAMCAQLYQPSAVYVVEPNLRRHAIAREIGAQPLHPDQLQQIKEATEQRGADVVMEAVGSDEALTLALRLVRPAGTVVCAGAHHSRQMPFDTEDAFARELSLHFVVGNPIAYAERLLQLIEQGQLTPAKIISHRLSLEEVEHAYRLFASQQAVKVVLTP from the coding sequence ATGAAAGCGGCAGTCTGGATGGGACCAGAGAAGGTCCTGCTCAAGGAAGTGGCTGCACCGCAAATCGAGTCAGCATCAGACGCTTTGGTCAAAGTGACGCTAACAGCGATTTGCGGCACTGATCTGCACCCGTATCGTGGTCATCTCCCCGGCTTTCCGACTGGAACCGTGATGGGACATGAGTTTACCGGGGAGGTCGTTGCCATCGGTGAGGCAGTCAGCCGTGTCAAGGTGGGGGATCGTGTGGTGGCCTCCGATTTGATCGCCTGCGGCTCCTGCTGGTACTGCCAACGGAACCTGTCTTACCATTGTCCCTCTGCTTCCCTGTTTGGCTACGGGGAGGTGGTGGGGAGCTATACACCTGGAGGCCAGAGCGAACTGGTGCGTGTACCGTACGCTGATACCACCTTGTTCAAGATACCGGAAGCGATAGCAGATGAAGAGGCGCTGTTTGTCGGTGACATTTTGAGCACAGGATATGCCAGCACGGAAAAAGCGTCCATCAAAGCAGGCGACACAGTGGTCGTCGTGGGAGGTGGACCGGTCGGTCTGATGGCTGCGATGTGCGCGCAGCTGTATCAACCGTCGGCCGTTTACGTAGTTGAGCCCAACCTCCGTCGTCATGCCATAGCCCGTGAAATCGGCGCTCAACCGCTTCATCCCGATCAGCTCCAGCAGATCAAGGAGGCAACGGAGCAGCGCGGCGCCGATGTGGTGATGGAAGCAGTGGGCTCAGATGAGGCACTGACACTTGCTCTCAGGCTGGTTCGTCCTGCGGGAACGGTTGTGTGCGCCGGAGCTCACCATTCCAGACAGATGCCGTTTGACACGGAGGACGCCTTTGCCAGAGAATTGTCGCTTCACTTTGTTGTCGGAAACCCGATCGCCTACGCCGAACGGTTACTGCAACTGATCGAGCAGGGGCAACTCACTCCGGCGAAGATCATTAGCCACCGTCTGTCGCTTGAAGAAGTGGAGCACGCCTATCGGCTGTTTGCATCGCAGCAGGCGGTAAAAGTGGTACTGACACCGTAG
- a CDS encoding (2Fe-2S)-binding protein — protein MQSYVPIEMVLNGSRVPCTVEADQTLVDFLRQQRGLTGTHIGCDTVSCGACTVLLDGRAVKSCSVLAVQCDQREVLTVEGLRDDDFPMLRQAFQECFAIQCGFCTPGFLLTSAELIRAGKPMDRKQIAEQLTGNYCRCTGYQPILNAIEQVLHRLDGEQR, from the coding sequence ATGCAAAGCTACGTGCCGATTGAGATGGTGCTAAATGGCAGCCGAGTGCCGTGTACGGTAGAAGCTGATCAGACATTGGTCGACTTTCTCCGACAGCAGAGGGGATTAACCGGGACCCACATTGGCTGCGATACGGTTTCCTGCGGGGCATGCACTGTGCTGCTGGACGGTAGAGCGGTGAAATCATGCAGCGTACTGGCCGTTCAGTGCGACCAACGTGAGGTGCTGACAGTCGAGGGATTGCGTGATGACGATTTCCCCATGCTGCGGCAAGCCTTCCAGGAATGCTTTGCGATCCAATGCGGGTTTTGTACGCCCGGTTTTCTGCTCACGTCAGCCGAGTTGATCAGAGCAGGCAAGCCGATGGACAGGAAGCAAATCGCTGAACAATTGACGGGAAACTACTGCCGCTGTACCGGCTATCAGCCAATTCTGAATGCGATTGAGCAGGTACTCCATCGTCTCGATGGTGAGCAGCGATGA